TTTGCTAGGGATTCTGCTTTGTTTAAGTACATTTCTGACAGACGAGATACCATTGGTGACCACAAGTGTATGTCATTTTCTTGTAAGGATGCTTTTAGAATATAGAATTTTGGGTGACCATTACGTTTTTTAAGATCAACCCCTTTAATAACATCCTGTCTACCACCGGTACCATTAAAATAATATATGGTTTTACCATCTACAATTTCAGACTCTACAGTGTATGTATTTCCATTGTCTTCAAACGTGGTTATTCCTCCACTTTCGGTTGTATTTCTAAATTCATATTTATACTCATCGTTTACCCAATACACAGCAGGGATTTCGTTTTGATCACCATCTTTTTCTGGCTGTGGCTCTATAAATGATTTTCTTGCATCGTTAGGGTTTTTGTCGATTAAGTCCAAATATGTTCTCGAAGCATACATCTCTCCCCAACCTTTACCTTCGACATTGGCATAAAAAGATCCTATGGTAAACCAGTCATCAAAGCCTCCTAAAAGATCTGTAGCAGAACTTAATGTTACAGCAAAAATAGCTTCTTGATTTTGATCAGGTATTAATGTATTCATTTTAGAAAATTGATCTGTTGAAAGCAAAGAGTAATTTCCAGATGCAATAACCTTATCAGCATATTCTTCTGCTCTTATATTATCTTCTTTATATAGATATACTCTGGACAATAATGCTTGTGCGGCTTCTTTTGAAGCAAAAGATGCTCCTTTGTTTACTGTCATTAAAGATTCTGCTTTTTCTAAATCTTTAATGACTTGAGCGTACACTTGCTCTACTGTATGTCTGTCTGGTCTATCTGTAATATTTGATGTTAACTTTAGCGGTACCGACAAATTCGAAGCACCTTGATTATAAGGTCTTCCAAATACATTTCCCATCTGGAAATATGTAAGTGCTCTTAGGTAATAATTCTCTCCTAATAATTGATCAGTTTCAGGAGATTCTCCTTCGATAATTTTTTCAATAATTACGTTACATCCTACTACTATTTTATAAGAATTACGCCAAAATCGTTCTACTCTAGAATTGGTTTTTATAGATTGATAATTATACAAAAAGAATAAATGATCAGTTGTACCTCCACTAAGGCTTACATTATCTCCTGCATATTCTGATATTCTATGTAGATCGTCTACCCAACCATCAAAACCTTTATCACCTTTTAACAAGGCATAATTACCAATTGTAGCTGTTTCAATCGATTCTGGATCTGAAAATAATTCATCTACTGAAATCTGCTCATAAGGGTTCTTTTCTAACTCACAGGAATGCAGTATAAATGCAATAACTGGCAGTAGTATTATTAATTTTTTCATACTATATTATTTTTAAATGTTTTTTAAAATGACACGTTAACACCTAATACATAGCGTTTTGGTATCGGATACGTTA
The sequence above is a segment of the Aquimarina spinulae genome. Coding sequences within it:
- a CDS encoding RagB/SusD family nutrient uptake outer membrane protein, with product MKKLIILLPVIAFILHSCELEKNPYEQISVDELFSDPESIETATIGNYALLKGDKGFDGWVDDLHRISEYAGDNVSLSGGTTDHLFFLYNYQSIKTNSRVERFWRNSYKIVVGCNVIIEKIIEGESPETDQLLGENYYLRALTYFQMGNVFGRPYNQGASNLSVPLKLTSNITDRPDRHTVEQVYAQVIKDLEKAESLMTVNKGASFASKEAAQALLSRVYLYKEDNIRAEEYADKVIASGNYSLLSTDQFSKMNTLIPDQNQEAIFAVTLSSATDLLGGFDDWFTIGSFYANVEGKGWGEMYASRTYLDLIDKNPNDARKSFIEPQPEKDGDQNEIPAVYWVNDEYKYEFRNTTESGGITTFEDNGNTYTVESEIVDGKTIYYFNGTGGRQDVIKGVDLKKRNGHPKFYILKASLQENDIHLWSPMVSRLSEMYLNKAESLAKRGVDQLALDNINIIRERAGIPTYTLANIPTGKTILDVVLEERRLELAYEGHRRYDVYRNGRTMNRKYPGTHLNGTNAFLEIPSTHPRVVEFIPEQQIILQPSLIQNN